A single window of Girardinichthys multiradiatus isolate DD_20200921_A chromosome 15, DD_fGirMul_XY1, whole genome shotgun sequence DNA harbors:
- the marcksa gene encoding myristoylated alanine-rich protein kinase C substrate a — protein MGAQLTKTAGNAETVAEKPGEAAASPSKINGQENGHVKANGDASPAAAENGKEEVQANGSAAAEESPKEEGEKAEVAPAEKEAADEEKVEAVSPAPPEGEAAAKAEGGATPSTSNETPKKKKKKFSFKKSFKLSGFSFKKTKKETGNEAENPEATVESAGPAEEAKADGKEEPAAATDDAKPAEGEVTPAAEQVKEDPEKKPEEGAVEATEAEKPTEEAAAPEEPKAEEKPAEAPAVAEEVPKAEEATQEAAPADTPAAAPEASE, from the exons ATGGGAGCGCAACTGACTAAGACAGCTGGAAACGCTGAAACTGTGGCTGAAAAGCCAGGAGAGGCTGCTGCTTCCCCCAGCAAGATCAACGGACAG GAAAATGGGCATGTCAAAGCAAACGGAGATGCCTCTCCTGCTGCAGCTGAGAATGGCAAGGAAGAGGTGCAGGCCAATGGCAGCGCAGCTGCTGAGGAGAGCCCCAAAGAAGAGGGGGAGAAAGCCGAAGTCGCCCCAGCTGAGAAGGAGGCTGCAGATGAGGAGAAAGTAGAGGCggtctctccagctcctcctgaagGAGAAGCTGCAGCCAAGGCAGAGGGTGGAGCAACGCCCTCTACCAGCAATGAGACccccaagaagaaaaagaaaaagttttccTTCAAGAAGTCTTTTAAACTTAGTGGCTTTTCCTTCAAGAAGACCAAGAAGGAAACGGGCAATGAAGCTGAGAATCCAGAGGCAACAGTAGAGTCGGCAGGACCTGCCGAGGAAGCCAAGGCCGATGGCAAGGAGGAGCCGGCAGCTGCCACTGACGACGCAAAGCCTGCGGAGGGGGAGGTGACCCCTGCTGCAGAGCAGGTCAAGGAGGACCCAGAGAAGAAGCCAGAGGAGGGGGCAGTGGAGGCAACAGAAGCAGAAAAACCCACCGAGGAGGCTGCAGCCCCGGAGGAGCCAAAGGCAGAGGAGAAACCAGCCGAGGCACCTGCAGTGGCAGAGGAGGTGCCCAAGGCAGAAGAGGCCACACAGGAGGCAGCACCAGCAGATACCCCAGCTGCTGCCCCGGAGGCTTCTGAGTAA